A window of the Natronomonas salina genome harbors these coding sequences:
- a CDS encoding polysaccharide deacetylase family protein: protein MTNQFDRTDLTSRRRLLAAVSLSASSAALAGCNDVLPGGGTGDSNQNGSPDNGETDVAETPTGPTRWPAIETGELLSSFENLEEWSAETGEISAAPDEARTGSQAVVVESDGAQARVSIEFPDGIDMTGWDLSFAVKPESADRIRVEYHAPSSGERLGSARVVPDGFDEWFRLDAGYQQKPGNEPDLSNVSRINIIADGPDGGPSRLLVDDLRRTESASVGKVVFAFYGGHQSHYEVAADLLEERDWAAAVPVAPDAIGSGDRMGNEQLRELSDRGWDICPLPEVSTPLRDQSESEQRAILEDSRDALASEGFEDGARHLFVPDSGMDATTYELARGIHDSAFLYNSGTTGVPPTEMHMVPMIWGPALHTGVRRHTNLSDQYDLLTVLRIPPIVDEDDAGGDGNLMSLDDFWLLLEHVEQRGLDVVTPSDLVDGSWEHDGDADETTDRDRPSGVLLEEGQAAQFDGTGPATTRSFDLDEGVVVANVTHEGGAPITVDVTWGEEPAPDENLSTMSGATTGTSLMAVDEGTYRLEVDAANAWSVDLSQPSVHGDDLQDLPVEADGSGSAYVGPLWTQGDVRVVATHDGDGEFIVDGYGADGSWEVLVHRTGAFDNSRSYRAGGAVWLNVEADGNWTLEVTNA, encoded by the coding sequence ATGACGAACCAATTCGACCGGACGGATCTCACGTCTCGACGCCGTCTGCTGGCGGCAGTGAGTTTGAGTGCTTCTTCGGCGGCACTCGCCGGCTGTAACGACGTACTTCCGGGGGGCGGGACTGGTGACTCGAACCAGAATGGGTCGCCAGATAACGGTGAGACCGACGTCGCTGAGACGCCGACCGGCCCGACTCGGTGGCCGGCCATCGAGACCGGTGAACTGCTCTCGTCCTTCGAGAACCTCGAGGAGTGGTCCGCCGAAACCGGCGAGATATCTGCCGCTCCCGACGAGGCGCGGACCGGGTCACAGGCGGTGGTCGTCGAGAGCGACGGTGCCCAGGCGAGGGTGAGCATCGAGTTCCCGGACGGGATCGACATGACTGGCTGGGATCTCTCTTTCGCAGTCAAACCGGAGTCCGCTGACCGGATTCGTGTCGAATACCACGCGCCCTCCAGTGGCGAGCGCCTCGGCAGTGCACGGGTGGTCCCCGACGGATTCGACGAATGGTTCCGGCTGGACGCCGGATACCAGCAGAAACCGGGCAACGAACCCGACCTGTCGAACGTGAGCCGGATCAACATCATCGCCGACGGGCCCGACGGCGGTCCGAGTAGACTGCTGGTCGACGACCTCCGTCGGACCGAATCGGCATCGGTGGGCAAAGTGGTGTTCGCGTTCTACGGGGGCCACCAGTCCCACTACGAGGTTGCCGCCGACTTGCTCGAGGAACGCGACTGGGCCGCGGCCGTCCCCGTTGCTCCCGACGCCATCGGCAGCGGCGACCGGATGGGTAACGAGCAGCTCCGCGAACTCAGTGATCGCGGCTGGGACATCTGCCCGCTTCCCGAGGTCTCGACGCCACTCCGCGACCAGTCTGAGTCCGAGCAGCGAGCGATCCTCGAGGATAGCCGCGACGCCCTCGCCAGCGAGGGCTTCGAGGACGGCGCCCGACATCTGTTCGTCCCCGATAGCGGGATGGACGCTACCACCTACGAACTCGCCAGGGGCATCCACGACTCGGCGTTCCTCTACAACTCCGGGACGACCGGGGTGCCACCCACCGAGATGCACATGGTCCCGATGATCTGGGGACCCGCACTCCATACTGGCGTTCGCCGCCACACCAACCTCTCCGACCAGTACGACCTGCTCACGGTCCTCCGTATCCCGCCGATCGTCGACGAAGACGATGCTGGTGGCGACGGAAACCTGATGTCACTCGATGATTTCTGGCTGCTCCTGGAGCACGTCGAACAGCGCGGACTCGACGTGGTCACGCCCTCCGACCTCGTCGATGGATCGTGGGAGCACGATGGCGATGCCGACGAGACCACCGACCGCGACCGGCCGAGTGGCGTCCTTCTCGAGGAGGGCCAGGCTGCCCAGTTCGATGGCACCGGCCCAGCGACCACTCGGTCGTTCGACCTCGACGAGGGAGTCGTCGTCGCGAACGTCACTCACGAGGGCGGTGCACCAATCACCGTCGACGTCACCTGGGGCGAGGAGCCTGCACCCGACGAGAATCTGTCGACGATGTCGGGGGCTACGACCGGAACGTCACTCATGGCCGTCGACGAGGGGACCTATCGTCTCGAGGTCGACGCAGCGAACGCGTGGTCGGTCGACCTCTCCCAGCCATCGGTCCACGGCGACGACCTCCAGGACCTCCCGGTCGAGGCTGACGGTTCCGGATCGGCGTACGTCGGGCCACTGTGGACACAGGGTGACGTCAGAGTGGTCGCGACCCACGACGGCGACGGCGAATTCATCGTCGACGGGTACGGCGCGGATGGCAGCTGGGAGGTGCTCGTCCACCGCACGGGTGCGTTCGATAACTCGCGGTCCTACAGGGCGGGTGGAGCCGTCTGGCTCAACGTCGAGGCTGACGGGAACTGGACGCTCGAAGTCACCAACGCGTGA
- a CDS encoding MBL fold metallo-hydrolase produces MSNTDFQSPTIDPNEVADRRDDDDLFVLDVRNEDDYEEWHIDGSYNLPIYDQLLDGEFDGLEESLDELPEDKEIVVVCVAGVTSSDAAGFLADRGYDAKSMDNGMNGWGKVHVTYELSDLDGVTQIVRPGTGCVSYLVADGDEGVVVDPSLYTDEYGSVAAEHDVEIVAAVDTHAHADHISGAPLLADELDVPYYLHPDDSGELDDYTPIEDSDAIDVGERELSVKHTPGHTPGSVSFEFGEALLSGDTLFIQSVGRPDLEGSAETEVREAASDLFESLERLADLPDDTVVLPGHFDDEDVRPLATTLGDLEMDNELFGMDDREQFVDTIVEGLSDEPANYNQIKAINWGQEPLTDDATDLELGPNNCAAN; encoded by the coding sequence ATGAGCAATACTGATTTCCAGAGTCCCACGATCGACCCCAACGAGGTCGCCGACCGACGTGACGACGACGACCTGTTCGTCCTCGACGTCCGCAACGAGGACGACTACGAGGAGTGGCACATCGACGGGAGTTACAACCTTCCCATCTACGACCAGCTGCTCGACGGCGAGTTCGACGGCTTGGAGGAATCACTCGACGAACTCCCCGAGGACAAGGAGATCGTCGTCGTCTGTGTCGCCGGCGTGACGTCGTCGGACGCAGCCGGCTTCCTCGCTGACCGTGGCTACGACGCCAAGTCGATGGACAACGGGATGAACGGCTGGGGGAAGGTCCACGTCACCTACGAGCTCTCAGACCTCGATGGGGTGACCCAGATCGTCCGCCCCGGAACCGGATGTGTCTCGTATCTCGTCGCCGACGGCGACGAAGGCGTCGTCGTCGACCCGAGCCTCTACACCGACGAGTATGGGTCCGTCGCCGCCGAGCACGATGTCGAGATCGTCGCGGCGGTCGATACGCACGCTCACGCCGACCACATCAGCGGCGCGCCGCTACTCGCCGACGAACTCGACGTCCCGTACTATCTGCATCCCGACGACTCCGGGGAACTCGACGACTACACTCCGATCGAGGACAGCGATGCCATCGACGTTGGAGAACGCGAGCTCAGCGTCAAGCACACTCCCGGTCACACCCCCGGGAGCGTCTCCTTCGAGTTCGGCGAGGCGCTGCTCTCGGGTGACACACTGTTCATCCAGAGCGTCGGACGCCCCGACCTCGAGGGGAGCGCCGAGACAGAGGTTCGCGAGGCTGCGAGCGACCTCTTCGAGAGCCTCGAGCGTCTCGCGGACCTCCCGGACGACACGGTCGTCCTCCCGGGGCACTTCGACGACGAGGACGTCCGACCGCTGGCGACGACGCTCGGCGACCTCGAGATGGACAACGAGTTGTTCGGGATGGACGATCGCGAGCAGTTCGTCGACACCATCGTCGAAGGTCTCTCCGACGAACCGGCCAACTACAACCAGATCAAGGCCATCAACTGGGGCCAGGAACCGCTGACGGACGACGCAACGGACCTCGAACTCGGGCCGAACAACTGCGCCGCGAACTGA